The genomic DNA TCGCTCAGATTGAAGTCGATCTTTCGCCTGTCGCCTCAAATTTCACCAAAATGTCGTAGATTTTGCCGCATCCTTGGATTATGCCTCCGCTCGATACTGTAGTGCAGCGAAAGTAGAGGCCCTCGTGGCCTGTGGGGCCTAGTCTCCAAACAGACCGACGAGAATGCCACCACCGGGGGAATTAAAAAGTGAAGTACGTCAAAATGACGGGTGCCGAGCCTGTGGACCTGCCTGCGGATATGGTGACCGCAGATGAGCGCCACGGGCTAAGCTACATGCGGCATGGCAAGCGTGTATTCGATTTTTCGTTAGCGCTGGTGCTGCTGCCGCTCGTCTTGCCAGTTATTCTTGTTCTCTGTGCAATTACCCGCCGCGATGGTGCTCCGGGCCTTTTTGGCCATGAGCGCGTGGGGCGGAACGGGCAGCCGTTCAATTGCTGGAAAATTCGTTCGATGGTGCCGAATGCCAAGGAGCGTCTCGCAGAACACCTCGCTTCCAACCCCGAAGCTGCTGCGGAGTGGGAGCGTGACTTCAAACTCGACAATGACCCGCGAATTACTCGGTTGGGCCATTTCATCCGAAAAACCAGCCTCGATGAACTTCCCCAACTCTGGAACGTGCTCGTGGGTGACATGAGCTTTGTCGGTCCGCGACCGATCGTGGCCTCAGAACTTGCGCGTTATGGAGAGCATCGCCGTGAGTACCTCTCGGTCCGCCCTGGGATAACTGGCCCGTGGCAGGTGTCAGGGAGAAACGACATTAGCTACGCCGAGCGGGTACGGATGGACGCGTCTTATGCTCACAGCATGAACCTACCCACCGATGTTGCCCTGATTTTCAAAACCGTTGGCGTCGTCTTCGCACCTACCGGCAAGTAAGGCGAAGCTGGAATCTCGGCAACTCGCGCGAGTGTTTCCCCTATCCGTCGGACGCCCGACTTTTTGAAACGGCCCTCTTCGGGCCTAAAACCGACATGTGCCTAGGAGGTCTGAAGTGAAGATTACCCCGGTCATCCTCTGCGGAGGCTCTGGAACCCGGCTTTGGCCGCTGTCGCGCAAGTCTTATCCCAAGCAGTTCTCTGCGATCATCGACGGGGAGACGCTGTTTCAGCGGTCTGCGCGGCGGTTGAGCGGGCCCGAGTTTACAGTGCCCATCGTGCTGACCGGGTCTGACTTTCGTTTCATCGTGACGGAGCAGCTTTTTCAAGCCGGGATAGAGCCCGGTGCTGTCATGATTGAACCGGAGCCGCGCAACACGGCACCTGCGGTTCTTGCCGCGGCGCTCCGTGCGACGGCCGATGATCCGGACGCGGTGCTGCTGGTCGCGCCCTCCGACCATCTCATCCCTGATACCGAAAGTTTTGTGGCCACGGTGCAGGCCGGGTTGCCCGCGGTGGCTGAAGGGCGCCTTGTAACGCTCGGCATCAAGCCCACCCATGCCGAAACGGCTTATGGATATCTGGAATTGGCTGCGCCGCCTCAGGCTGAGCCGGCCCCGATTGTGCTGAAGCAGTTCGTTGAAAAGCCCGATGCGGCGCGTGCGGCCGAGCTGTTGGCGGCAGGCAACTTCCTGTGGAATGCGGGTATTTTCCTGTTCCGTGCCGCAGATATGGTGAAGGCCTTCGAGGCGCATGCCCCAACGCTGCTTGCGCCGGTTCGGGCCTCAGTTGAGCGGGCTCAGCCTGACCTTGGTTTTCTACGGCTTGATCCGGACTCCTGGGCCGCGGTGGAGGATATCTCTATCGACTACGCCGTCATGGAGCGCGCCGACAACCTTTCGGTTGTTCCTTTCGATGGGGCCTGGTCTGACCTTGGGGGCTGGGATGCCGTCTGGCGTGAAACCGAACCTGACGAGCGCGGTGTGGTTGCGCGCGGCAGCGCGACAGCAATCGACTGTGATGATACATTGCTCCGCTCTGATAGCGACCGGCTGGAGCTGGTGGGGATTGGCCTGAAAAACGTGATGGCCATCGCCATGAACGATGCCGTGCTGGTGGCAGACACCTCGCGTGCGCAAGATGTAAAGTTGGCCGTGACGGCGCTGAAAAAGAAGCAGGCACCGCAGGCGACAACCTTCCCGAAAGATCACCGCCCGTGGGGGTGGTTTGAGAGCCTTGTTGTTGGGGATCGCTTTCAGGTGAAGCGTATTCTGGTCCACCCCGGTGCATCGCTGTCGCTGCAAAGCCACTTCCACCGCTCCGAGCATTGGATCGTTGTCGAAGGCACCGCGAAGGTGACGATTGATGACGATGTGAAGCTGGTGACTGAAAACGAGTCTGTTTATATCCCGCTCGGCTCGAAGCACCGGATGGA from Oceanicola sp. D3 includes the following:
- a CDS encoding sugar transferase → MVTADERHGLSYMRHGKRVFDFSLALVLLPLVLPVILVLCAITRRDGAPGLFGHERVGRNGQPFNCWKIRSMVPNAKERLAEHLASNPEAAAEWERDFKLDNDPRITRLGHFIRKTSLDELPQLWNVLVGDMSFVGPRPIVASELARYGEHRREYLSVRPGITGPWQVSGRNDISYAERVRMDASYAHSMNLPTDVALIFKTVGVVFAPTGK
- a CDS encoding mannose-1-phosphate guanylyltransferase/mannose-6-phosphate isomerase; this encodes MKITPVILCGGSGTRLWPLSRKSYPKQFSAIIDGETLFQRSARRLSGPEFTVPIVLTGSDFRFIVTEQLFQAGIEPGAVMIEPEPRNTAPAVLAAALRATADDPDAVLLVAPSDHLIPDTESFVATVQAGLPAVAEGRLVTLGIKPTHAETAYGYLELAAPPQAEPAPIVLKQFVEKPDAARAAELLAAGNFLWNAGIFLFRAADMVKAFEAHAPTLLAPVRASVERAQPDLGFLRLDPDSWAAVEDISIDYAVMERADNLSVVPFDGAWSDLGGWDAVWRETEPDERGVVARGSATAIDCDDTLLRSDSDRLELVGIGLKNVMAIAMNDAVLVADTSRAQDVKLAVTALKKKQAPQATTFPKDHRPWGWFESLVVGDRFQVKRILVHPGASLSLQSHFHRSEHWIVVEGTAKVTIDDDVKLVTENESVYIPLGSKHRMENPGKVPMVLIEVQTGTYVGEDDIVRYEDVYARGQGAKG